In one Geoglobus acetivorans genomic region, the following are encoded:
- a CDS encoding NAD+ synthase encodes MTWEKVEKRICQFIKKRVEMANADGVVVALSGGIDSSVVAYLSVRALGPEKVFGLLLPEKGVTPAEDIEDALEVCKRLGIEHRIIEINPIVDKYSEILGDSDSLAFANIKPRVRMSLIYYHANRMNRVVAGTGNKSELKTGYFTKYGDGGVDFLPIGDLYKTEIFEFAEYLGIPERIVKKKPSARLWRGQTDEGEMGISYDKLDRILKGIESGLKKEEIVEKAGVAAEDVEKVIEMVEKSRHKRELPPIAPVRALIEH; translated from the coding sequence ATGACCTGGGAGAAAGTTGAAAAAAGAATCTGCCAGTTCATAAAAAAGAGGGTTGAGATGGCAAATGCAGATGGAGTTGTTGTTGCCCTCAGTGGAGGTATTGACAGCTCCGTTGTAGCCTATCTGAGTGTAAGAGCTCTGGGACCTGAAAAAGTTTTTGGGCTGCTTCTTCCGGAAAAGGGAGTAACTCCCGCCGAAGATATCGAAGATGCACTGGAGGTGTGTAAGAGACTGGGCATTGAACACAGAATTATCGAAATAAACCCCATTGTTGACAAGTATTCGGAAATTCTTGGAGACAGCGATAGTCTTGCTTTTGCCAACATAAAGCCGAGGGTGAGGATGAGCCTGATATACTACCACGCCAACAGAATGAACAGGGTCGTTGCAGGTACGGGAAACAAGAGCGAGCTGAAAACCGGCTACTTCACGAAGTACGGCGATGGTGGGGTAGATTTTCTTCCCATTGGAGACCTGTACAAAACAGAAATCTTCGAATTCGCAGAATATCTGGGAATTCCAGAAAGGATCGTGAAGAAAAAGCCTTCAGCGAGACTGTGGCGGGGTCAGACAGATGAGGGAGAAATGGGAATAAGCTACGATAAGCTCGACAGAATACTGAAGGGAATCGAGAGCGGGTTGAAAAAAGAGGAGATCGTGGAAAAAGCCGGTGTGGCGGCAGAGGATGTTGAAAAGGTTATCGAAATGGTTGAAAAAAGCAGGCATAAACGGGAACTTCCCCCAATAGCACCTGTGAGAGCCTTAATCGAACACTAA
- the argF gene encoding ornithine carbamoyltransferase: protein MKHLTSISDLTKNELLEIITLAENLKDERKRGIFRDYLKNKTLAMIFELPSTRTRVSFEVAMTDMGGHAIYLSWNDLQLGRGETIADTARVLSRYASGIMARVRDHGTITELARFSDVPVINGLSNLEHPCQIVADLQTIREKKGSFDIRLAWVGDGNNVCNSMILASALLGFEMKIATPEGYEPDERILSRAEKMGAEVELTHKPEEAVRNADVIYTDVWTSMGQEKEKEERNRIFQPYQVNKRLLSFADKDVIVMHCLPAHRGEEITDDVIDGQHSVVFDQAENRLHAQKAILLRLLEG, encoded by the coding sequence GTGAAACATCTCACATCCATATCAGATTTGACAAAAAATGAACTGCTCGAGATAATAACACTGGCAGAAAACCTGAAAGATGAAAGAAAGAGGGGAATCTTCAGAGATTATCTGAAAAACAAAACGCTCGCAATGATTTTTGAACTTCCATCGACAAGAACGAGAGTCAGTTTTGAAGTTGCAATGACCGACATGGGTGGCCATGCTATTTACCTAAGCTGGAATGACCTCCAGCTCGGCAGAGGAGAAACAATAGCAGATACTGCAAGAGTTCTTTCAAGATACGCCTCCGGAATAATGGCGAGGGTAAGGGACCACGGAACCATCACCGAGCTTGCAAGATTTAGCGATGTTCCTGTTATCAACGGCCTGAGCAATCTCGAGCATCCATGTCAGATTGTCGCTGACCTGCAGACCATCAGGGAGAAGAAGGGCAGTTTCGACATAAGACTGGCATGGGTTGGAGATGGAAACAATGTCTGCAATTCAATGATACTTGCATCGGCTCTGCTCGGATTTGAAATGAAAATCGCAACGCCAGAAGGTTATGAACCTGACGAGAGGATACTCTCAAGGGCTGAAAAAATGGGGGCCGAGGTTGAGCTTACACACAAACCTGAGGAGGCCGTGAGAAACGCAGATGTTATATATACGGACGTGTGGACCTCGATGGGCCAGGAAAAAGAGAAAGAAGAGAGAAACAGGATATTCCAGCCATATCAGGTAAACAAAAGACTTTTAAGTTTCGCAGACAAGGATGTCATAGTCATGCACTGCCTTCCGGCACACAGAGGGGAGGAAATTACAGACGATGTTATTGATGGCCAACACTCGGTCGTTTTTGATCAGGCTGAAAACAGACTGCATGCACAGAAAGCAATACTTCTCAGACTGCTGGAGGGATAA
- a CDS encoding DNA-directed DNA polymerase II small subunit, producing MVIKSIDTRTVVAKFALNGKNVHPEAVKLIINSGVDVDRIVDFACRKCNGSFIITPEDISDVLKELASRREEKKVFDTGLKDTPKGEVESRGQVSILKDVTGKSTCRGTVEDFVAYFNSRYEKLYSILKPRVKAIPIGSLGRIKMEEVEVIGFADNVRELDSSKAMFELEDKTGRVRVYAEGKVKEQVMELFGDEVIGVAGRLRGRSIIADRIIFPDVPISNGNRKSRDFLMVFISDVHFGSNTFLSEEWSRFVKWLNGESENEKLNELAHSVKYIFVAGDLTDGVGIYPDQEKELEILDIYQQYEFAAEQFDLIRKDIKIILSPGNHDAVRQAEPQPALPKEFASLFPKNVIHVGNPAYVDVEGIKVLLYHGRSLDDIISRVPRLSYERPHEAVMELLKRRHLAPLYGERSPIAPEKEDYLVIDDIPDVIHSGHVHTYGTGFYRGVFVINSSTWQSQTEFQKKVNLNPVPGNVAVYQPGGNVYRLKFYSG from the coding sequence ATGGTTATTAAAAGTATCGATACAAGAACCGTGGTGGCAAAATTCGCCCTCAACGGAAAAAATGTCCATCCTGAAGCTGTAAAACTCATAATAAACAGTGGAGTTGACGTGGACAGAATAGTTGATTTCGCATGCAGGAAATGCAACGGCTCATTCATAATAACTCCTGAAGATATCTCAGACGTTTTGAAAGAGCTTGCATCAAGGAGAGAAGAAAAAAAGGTTTTCGACACGGGGTTGAAAGATACTCCGAAAGGAGAAGTCGAGAGCAGAGGGCAGGTCTCAATTCTGAAAGACGTAACAGGCAAATCAACATGCAGAGGGACAGTGGAAGATTTCGTTGCATATTTCAATTCCAGATACGAGAAGCTTTATTCAATTCTGAAACCGAGAGTTAAGGCCATACCGATAGGTTCCCTCGGCAGGATTAAAATGGAAGAGGTCGAGGTCATAGGTTTTGCGGACAATGTGAGAGAGCTCGATTCGTCAAAGGCCATGTTCGAGCTTGAAGATAAAACGGGCAGAGTTCGCGTTTACGCTGAGGGAAAAGTAAAGGAGCAGGTTATGGAGCTTTTCGGAGATGAAGTCATTGGTGTTGCAGGCAGGCTGAGAGGGAGAAGCATAATCGCAGACAGAATCATTTTCCCGGATGTTCCAATAAGCAATGGAAACAGAAAAAGCAGAGATTTTCTGATGGTTTTTATCTCAGACGTTCATTTCGGAAGCAATACTTTCCTGAGCGAGGAATGGAGCAGGTTCGTAAAATGGCTAAACGGTGAAAGTGAAAACGAAAAGCTCAACGAACTTGCCCACTCGGTAAAATACATTTTCGTGGCTGGGGATTTAACGGACGGTGTTGGCATCTACCCCGACCAGGAAAAAGAGCTTGAGATACTCGACATCTACCAGCAGTATGAGTTTGCCGCAGAGCAGTTCGATCTGATTCGAAAGGACATCAAAATAATCCTCTCTCCCGGAAACCACGATGCCGTAAGACAGGCAGAGCCTCAGCCAGCATTGCCCAAGGAATTTGCATCTCTTTTCCCGAAAAACGTCATACATGTTGGAAATCCCGCCTACGTTGACGTCGAGGGAATCAAGGTACTCCTGTATCACGGAAGGAGCCTTGACGACATAATCTCGAGGGTTCCAAGGCTCAGTTATGAAAGGCCACACGAGGCAGTCATGGAACTTCTAAAACGGAGGCACCTCGCTCCTCTGTATGGGGAAAGAAGCCCAATAGCCCCGGAGAAGGAGGATTATCTTGTAATCGATGACATTCCCGATGTCATTCATTCCGGACACGTTCACACCTATGGAACGGGATTTTACAGAGGAGTTTTTGTGATAAATTCATCAACCTGGCAGAGCCAGACGGAGTTTCAGAAGAAGGTGAACCTCAACCCTGTGCCAGGAAATGTTGCCGTATATCAGCCCGGTGGAAACGTTTACAGACTCAAGTTCTACAGCGGTTAA
- a CDS encoding signal peptidase I gives MQSKLVGLIKDILTTLIIVGVIAGGGYLLTGTWPFMVAVQSGSMEPNLHIGDVVFLVSPEKKEIVTYLEGKENGYKKFGDYGDVIVYRPNGDSSRTPIIHRAITFVHKGEKIGSYVAENDGYLTKGDNNPVMDQPLLSKPVKKEWIVGVAVFKIPYIGYFRLLFS, from the coding sequence ATGCAATCAAAGCTTGTGGGATTAATCAAGGATATTCTCACTACACTTATAATTGTTGGTGTGATTGCTGGTGGGGGTTATCTCCTTACAGGGACCTGGCCCTTTATGGTTGCCGTTCAGAGCGGTTCGATGGAACCAAACCTCCATATTGGCGATGTTGTTTTTCTTGTAAGTCCTGAGAAGAAGGAGATTGTAACCTATCTGGAGGGGAAGGAAAACGGATACAAAAAATTCGGAGACTATGGCGATGTCATAGTTTACAGACCGAATGGAGACTCGTCCAGAACTCCCATAATTCATAGGGCGATAACATTTGTGCACAAGGGTGAAAAAATAGGTAGCTATGTTGCTGAAAATGATGGCTATCTGACAAAGGGCGACAACAACCCTGTTATGGATCAACCACTCCTTTCAAAGCCCGTTAAAAAGGAATGGATTGTAGGGGTTGCTGTGTTCAAGATACCATATATTGGCTACTTCAGACTTCTGTTCAGTTAA
- a CDS encoding class I SAM-dependent methyltransferase, whose translation MKAVKVRREKAEKIRKWLEKNCYKDKDRRIRLEDGYVIIPVTESFDIPGDYEIIQDRNPVFKEKKNFRSVVENVAGYYPKYTDFKIFGKIGVVKLPEELTQFSRKIADELMRIYRLQAVWLDRGRHGMLRKPEMELLAGQGSETEVKEHGCIFRFDVTKVMFSQGNKYEKMRIAGLVEDGEVVADMFAGIGYFTIPVGKHSPAKKIYAFEINPDSYTFLLENIKINRVNGIIPVLGDSMYTVPEGFADRVIMGHINAEAFIPVAIRALREEGWIHYHESTPEKILNRPVERVKKHARKLGAEVKEINLRKVKNYSPGVLHVVVDARIKIN comes from the coding sequence ATGAAAGCCGTAAAAGTCCGCAGAGAGAAAGCAGAGAAGATCAGAAAGTGGCTGGAAAAGAATTGTTACAAGGATAAAGATAGAAGAATCAGGCTTGAAGATGGGTATGTGATAATACCAGTCACTGAAAGCTTCGATATACCGGGAGACTATGAGATAATCCAGGACAGAAATCCTGTTTTTAAAGAAAAGAAGAACTTTAGAAGTGTTGTGGAAAACGTGGCCGGATATTACCCGAAATATACAGATTTCAAGATATTTGGAAAAATAGGTGTTGTAAAGCTTCCAGAAGAGCTAACGCAATTCTCAAGGAAAATAGCAGATGAGCTTATGAGGATATACAGGCTGCAGGCTGTGTGGCTCGACAGGGGGAGACACGGTATGCTCAGGAAGCCGGAGATGGAACTGCTCGCGGGGCAGGGAAGTGAAACAGAGGTGAAGGAGCATGGCTGCATTTTCAGGTTTGACGTCACAAAGGTGATGTTCAGCCAGGGGAACAAGTACGAAAAGATGAGAATTGCAGGGCTTGTGGAAGATGGAGAAGTCGTCGCAGACATGTTTGCCGGCATAGGTTACTTCACAATACCTGTTGGAAAGCACTCTCCAGCCAAAAAGATATACGCATTTGAGATAAACCCCGATTCATACACTTTTCTGCTCGAAAACATAAAAATCAACCGGGTCAATGGAATCATACCAGTTCTGGGTGATTCCATGTACACTGTTCCAGAGGGCTTTGCTGACAGGGTGATCATGGGCCACATAAATGCAGAGGCGTTTATTCCCGTGGCCATCAGGGCGTTGAGGGAGGAGGGCTGGATTCACTACCATGAATCCACCCCGGAAAAGATACTGAACAGACCTGTTGAAAGGGTAAAGAAACACGCCAGAAAACTCGGGGCTGAAGTCAAAGAGATTAACCTGAGAAAAGTAAAGAACTATTCTCCCGGGGTTCTGCATGTGGTCGTTGATGCAAGAATAAAAATTAACTGA
- a CDS encoding 60S ribosomal export protein NMD3, which translates to MKCAVCGKESEHPVCGKCLLERIDAVKIPPVVEITVCPKCDAKRLEKWRDISLEEAVEKTLRKETRIHEEVEVLDFSFQPFGLDETGKYQFTFYGRIRNHEFEHTSFFEVRLKKIACEKCSRQAGGYYEAIIQIRADKRELKDEELEKIGEIIGAGIDKQKSHPKAFITKIEERREGIDIYMGDKKLAQKIARAILKELGGELSESSKIAGRQDGRDIYRFTYSVRLPEYFEGDIVEDEGHTAIVASVQKRKGVDIFTGRTINLKNPKVLVRKEEITESYVVSADNSAIEVLDPETYRNVCVRKPEFEFNAGDSVFVGRCEDRVFVIHKSLIKP; encoded by the coding sequence ATGAAATGTGCCGTGTGCGGAAAGGAGAGCGAACATCCCGTATGTGGAAAATGCCTGCTGGAAAGGATAGATGCGGTGAAAATCCCACCTGTAGTTGAAATTACCGTATGTCCGAAATGCGATGCCAAAAGACTCGAAAAATGGAGAGATATATCGCTGGAAGAGGCTGTTGAAAAAACACTCAGGAAAGAGACGAGAATTCACGAAGAGGTGGAGGTGCTGGACTTCTCCTTCCAGCCGTTCGGGCTTGATGAGACCGGAAAATACCAGTTCACGTTTTATGGCCGGATAAGAAACCACGAGTTTGAACACACTTCATTCTTTGAGGTCAGATTGAAAAAGATAGCATGCGAAAAGTGCAGCAGGCAGGCCGGTGGATACTACGAGGCTATAATCCAGATCAGAGCAGATAAAAGAGAGCTGAAAGACGAAGAGCTTGAAAAGATTGGCGAGATAATAGGCGCCGGAATAGACAAACAGAAATCCCATCCCAAGGCATTCATCACGAAAATCGAGGAAAGAAGGGAAGGTATTGACATCTACATGGGTGACAAAAAACTTGCCCAGAAAATAGCGAGAGCAATATTGAAGGAGCTTGGTGGTGAACTTTCGGAGAGCAGCAAGATTGCGGGCAGGCAGGACGGAAGGGATATCTACAGGTTCACGTATTCGGTCAGACTGCCGGAATATTTTGAGGGAGACATTGTTGAGGATGAAGGGCATACGGCAATCGTGGCGAGTGTCCAGAAGAGGAAGGGCGTTGATATTTTCACGGGCAGAACTATAAACCTGAAAAACCCAAAGGTCCTTGTCAGAAAGGAAGAAATAACGGAAAGCTACGTGGTCAGTGCAGATAATTCTGCAATAGAAGTTCTTGATCCGGAAACATACAGGAACGTGTGTGTGAGGAAACCTGAATTTGAGTTCAATGCTGGCGACAGCGTGTTTGTCGGGAGATGCGAAGACCGGGTGTTTGTGATACACAAAAGCCTGATAAAGCCATGA
- a CDS encoding AAA family ATPase, whose translation MKIIAFVGLPLSGKTTASRIAEEMGIPVVVMGDVVREEVLRRGLELTDENAGRVATELREKEGMDAIAKRCIPKIREKLEERGVVVVDGIRGIAEVETFRKEFGDDFILINVEAPLEVRFERALKRKREDDVKTPEELKRRDERELSWSMREAIKIADITVENTDTIDEFEDKIRAILSHFLPRVEVEIETDVFPTEDEEKVKKAVRNLFPDATIEIEDGKLYARTSSLSRFRELLRMQRILDTARSEFIRGRSGSRVTVFLNKQTAFVSRINFAEEDAILSPLRVTFRLYDIDFERFLDYMTPETRDGRPIRELERL comes from the coding sequence ATGAAGATAATTGCTTTCGTTGGTCTCCCCTTAAGCGGAAAAACAACTGCATCCAGAATTGCCGAGGAAATGGGAATTCCTGTTGTGGTCATGGGCGACGTTGTTCGTGAGGAAGTGCTGAGGAGAGGTCTTGAACTCACGGATGAGAATGCAGGCAGGGTGGCCACTGAACTGAGAGAGAAAGAGGGTATGGATGCAATAGCGAAAAGATGCATTCCCAAGATACGGGAGAAGCTCGAAGAGAGGGGTGTTGTAGTTGTTGACGGGATACGGGGGATAGCAGAAGTAGAAACTTTCAGAAAGGAATTTGGCGATGATTTTATCCTCATAAACGTCGAAGCGCCGCTTGAGGTGAGGTTTGAGAGAGCATTGAAGAGGAAAAGAGAGGATGACGTGAAAACTCCCGAGGAGCTGAAAAGAAGGGACGAAAGGGAACTCTCCTGGAGTATGAGAGAAGCTATAAAGATTGCTGACATAACCGTAGAAAATACTGACACGATTGATGAATTCGAGGACAAAATCCGGGCAATACTGTCCCATTTTTTGCCGAGAGTTGAGGTGGAAATCGAGACGGATGTATTTCCAACAGAAGACGAGGAAAAGGTAAAAAAAGCGGTGAGGAATCTTTTTCCGGATGCAACAATTGAAATTGAGGATGGAAAGCTGTATGCAAGAACGTCCAGCCTTTCGAGATTCAGAGAACTTTTGAGAATGCAGAGAATACTTGATACTGCAAGAAGTGAGTTCATCAGGGGCAGAAGTGGGAGCAGAGTTACGGTTTTCCTGAACAAACAGACTGCTTTTGTGTCGAGGATTAATTTTGCTGAAGAGGATGCGATTCTCTCGCCCCTCAGGGTAACCTTCCGGCTTTATGACATCGATTTCGAGAGGTTCCTTGATTACATGACGCCTGAAACGAGGGACGGAAGACCAATCAGGGAACTGGAACGGCTATGA
- a CDS encoding chorismate pyruvate-lyase family protein → MNPILRILERTDGSVTSIIEALTGERAEIKTIEQKVIGAGPEIAQMLNISEGDEVNFRVVDILSAGIRFARAVSYTPLKRLDESFKRDLMSADIPVGKIISKYKLEVRREINWSCIKENDLGKCLVRNYSIIHRREVLINITESFPFSAFDSLRWE, encoded by the coding sequence ATGAATCCGATTCTGAGAATCCTTGAGAGAACGGACGGAAGCGTTACATCCATAATCGAAGCCTTAACAGGAGAAAGGGCAGAGATTAAAACCATTGAACAGAAGGTAATTGGTGCAGGCCCGGAAATTGCACAGATGCTGAATATAAGTGAGGGTGATGAGGTCAATTTCCGGGTGGTGGATATTCTCTCAGCCGGGATCAGGTTTGCGAGGGCGGTGTCATACACCCCTCTTAAAAGACTGGACGAGAGCTTTAAGAGGGATTTGATGAGTGCCGACATTCCTGTCGGTAAGATTATAAGCAAATATAAACTGGAGGTCAGAAGGGAGATTAACTGGAGTTGTATAAAAGAAAATGATCTCGGCAAGTGTCTTGTCAGGAATTACAGCATAATCCACAGGAGAGAGGTGCTGATAAACATAACTGAATCGTTCCCGTTCAGCGCCTTTGACAGTTTGAGGTGGGAGTAG
- a CDS encoding DUF2299 domain-containing protein — protein MNFKEMVKDWLVEEGFFREEVSDENADFHYVIEVPPGSNQVIDIIAPRDRDVVLIASGIRLSDEHYSMVMSMDEKERRRFMWTVRFDLLFLQTEFQIIPDAMNPQLFQFTRKLYAENLTRQLLMDSISEVHKCKLYIIWRMKERFERSERKGDSEVMYL, from the coding sequence ATGAATTTTAAGGAAATGGTAAAGGACTGGCTTGTTGAAGAGGGATTTTTCAGAGAGGAGGTCAGTGACGAAAATGCTGATTTTCATTACGTAATCGAGGTCCCTCCCGGTTCGAATCAGGTAATTGACATCATCGCTCCAAGAGACAGGGATGTGGTCCTCATTGCCAGCGGAATCAGGCTGAGCGATGAGCACTATTCGATGGTCATGTCGATGGATGAGAAAGAAAGGAGAAGATTCATGTGGACGGTAAGATTTGACCTGCTCTTTTTGCAGACAGAATTCCAGATAATTCCTGATGCGATGAACCCTCAGCTATTCCAGTTTACGAGGAAGCTCTATGCTGAAAACCTAACACGCCAGCTCCTCATGGATTCGATTTCTGAAGTGCACAAATGCAAGCTCTACATTATATGGAGAATGAAGGAGAGATTTGAACGCTCGGAGAGAAAGGGGGACAGTGAAGTCATGTACCTCTGA
- a CDS encoding 2,3-bisphosphoglycerate-independent phosphoglycerate mutase has protein sequence MKVLMVIVDGMSDRGNGNTTPLKSAHSPNLDFLAERGITGIMDTIRPGIRPGSDTAHFSILGYDPFEYYTGRGPIEAAGAGIDVKPGDIAFRVNFGTVEGEGSIFDKIVVDRRAGRIQDKEELVRAINENVKLDGVEFILANASGHRAALVFRGEGLSDRITDSDPKKEGRAVKRVEPLDSSAEFTAEIVNEFIEKSHEVLENHPLNAERAEAGLPKANVLLLRGVGKAVHVPEFEERYGLKAAFVAGTTLIKGIGRLIGADVIENSKFTGSRDTDLNLKVETALKALETHDFVLLHIKAPDEFGHDGDFDGKKEFIERVDQAITPLRELDFSRVCLTVLSDHSTPVSVRDHSADPVPVMIVHDGVRRDDVKAFNEFEVYKGGLCRIRGEDLMNIILDLIGKAKKFGA, from the coding sequence ATGAAGGTGCTGATGGTCATTGTTGATGGCATGTCTGACAGGGGGAATGGAAATACAACTCCCTTAAAGTCTGCACACTCACCAAATCTCGATTTTCTTGCTGAAAGAGGGATTACTGGAATAATGGACACGATAAGGCCGGGAATAAGACCGGGAAGCGATACTGCCCATTTTTCAATTCTCGGTTATGATCCGTTTGAGTACTATACTGGAAGAGGTCCAATAGAAGCTGCGGGTGCTGGAATTGATGTCAAACCTGGAGACATAGCCTTCAGGGTTAACTTCGGGACGGTCGAGGGAGAAGGCAGTATTTTTGACAAAATCGTTGTGGACAGAAGAGCGGGAAGGATTCAGGACAAGGAAGAGCTTGTCAGGGCGATAAATGAGAATGTGAAGCTTGATGGTGTGGAATTCATACTTGCAAACGCATCCGGCCACAGAGCAGCACTGGTTTTCAGGGGTGAGGGTCTTTCGGACAGAATTACTGACAGCGATCCGAAGAAGGAGGGCAGGGCTGTTAAGAGGGTTGAGCCTCTCGACAGCTCAGCAGAGTTCACAGCAGAAATAGTAAACGAGTTCATTGAGAAAAGTCACGAGGTTCTTGAAAATCATCCGCTGAATGCGGAAAGAGCCGAAGCAGGACTGCCGAAGGCAAATGTCCTTCTTCTGAGAGGTGTCGGTAAGGCGGTCCACGTTCCAGAGTTTGAGGAGAGGTATGGCTTAAAGGCGGCGTTTGTTGCAGGGACAACGCTTATTAAGGGAATTGGCAGACTCATAGGGGCTGATGTTATTGAAAATTCGAAGTTCACCGGGAGCAGGGATACTGATCTCAATCTGAAGGTAGAAACTGCCTTAAAGGCTCTTGAAACGCATGACTTCGTTCTGCTTCACATCAAGGCTCCGGATGAGTTCGGCCATGATGGCGATTTTGATGGTAAAAAGGAATTCATAGAGAGGGTTGATCAGGCAATTACACCTCTCAGAGAACTTGATTTCTCCAGAGTGTGCCTGACGGTGCTTTCAGATCACAGCACGCCTGTGAGTGTGAGAGACCACTCTGCTGACCCCGTCCCGGTGATGATTGTGCATGATGGTGTCAGGAGGGATGATGTTAAGGCTTTCAATGAGTTTGAGGTGTATAAAGGTGGACTGTGCAGAATAAGGGGAGAGGATTTGATGAACATTATCCTTGATCTGATAGGCAAGGCTAAAAAGTTCGGAGCGTAG
- a CDS encoding acyltransferase → MMEKLVIPPGVVFDETHIKHEGDVIVGNDSSIGFGIDARKIVVGDRATINGDLIGDEIRLDSWVKVKGDVLCRGDAFIGEFSSIEGKLTVHGNLEIGRNVRIEKGFEARGLITIQNPLPVIIFLFVYIMELLRLGKLDEVEELFSEEFENPLVIPDNTKLAMEQIRTGRNADFRDSKILGNVRAKNVIAENVELYGSLRGKDLLISGSKIHGAVEGRRVFIVGESIVYGSVSGEEVHIEKGCMVEGTIVGRKGVWIRDKVEAEIELEGEEEDDGLGEEEIQKDVSEHIQGT, encoded by the coding sequence ATGATGGAAAAGCTGGTTATCCCACCCGGTGTTGTGTTTGATGAAACCCACATAAAACATGAGGGAGACGTGATAGTTGGGAACGATTCCTCAATCGGATTCGGCATCGATGCGAGGAAGATAGTCGTTGGGGACAGGGCGACGATAAACGGAGATTTAATAGGAGATGAAATACGACTCGACTCGTGGGTTAAGGTTAAGGGAGACGTCCTGTGCAGAGGAGATGCTTTCATAGGCGAATTTTCGTCGATTGAGGGTAAACTTACGGTTCACGGGAACCTTGAAATTGGAAGAAACGTTCGAATTGAGAAGGGATTTGAGGCGAGAGGTCTCATTACTATTCAGAACCCTCTGCCCGTAATAATCTTCCTGTTTGTTTACATCATGGAGCTTCTCAGGCTCGGTAAGCTTGATGAAGTTGAAGAGCTGTTCAGCGAGGAGTTTGAAAATCCGCTGGTAATTCCCGACAACACCAAGTTAGCGATGGAGCAGATAAGGACTGGCAGAAACGCTGATTTCAGGGATAGCAAGATACTGGGGAATGTCAGAGCAAAAAACGTTATCGCTGAAAACGTTGAGCTTTACGGAAGTCTCAGGGGAAAGGATTTGCTAATTAGCGGCTCCAAAATTCACGGTGCGGTTGAGGGAAGGAGGGTATTTATCGTTGGTGAGAGTATTGTTTACGGGAGCGTCAGTGGTGAGGAAGTCCATATTGAGAAGGGATGCATGGTTGAGGGAACGATTGTGGGCAGGAAGGGTGTCTGGATAAGGGATAAGGTTGAGGCAGAAATTGAGCTTGAGGGTGAAGAGGAGGATGATGGACTGGGAGAAGAAGAGATTCAGAAAGATGTTTCCGAACATATACAGGGAACTTGA
- a CDS encoding DUF2095 family protein, whose product MFPNIYRELEGDILPSVIDHIERCQSVDEAHEVIEYFLKIGEISEEYAEFLKESEIVKDLIGSRKHGEYTRRGLK is encoded by the coding sequence ATGTTTCCGAACATATACAGGGAACTTGAAGGCGACATTCTGCCTTCGGTCATTGATCACATAGAAAGGTGTCAGAGTGTTGATGAGGCTCATGAGGTTATTGAATACTTTCTCAAAATTGGGGAGATAAGTGAGGAGTATGCTGAATTTTTGAAGGAGAGTGAAATAGTTAAGGACCTCATAGGTTCGAGAAAACACGGGGAGTATACCCGGAGGGGTTTGAAGTGA